In Actinomyces radicidentis, one genomic interval encodes:
- a CDS encoding Gfo/Idh/MocA family protein: MAADVAPAPGTHTIEALPPVPERLLAALAETGAPFDLADAVPEPQDAPPLRWGIIGAGGIAGIFYHDAQAWSSARVVAVASRDRDRAGAFIADHPLDGIEPARALGSYEELVADPEVEAVYVATPHAFHAEHARLALEAGKPVLVEKAFTRNAAEARAVLDLAREHGLFVMEAMWTRFLPGQVLARHLLDSGLIGEPRFVRADHYQPISHVPRLARPELAGGALLDLGVYPVPWIHSLLGAPERVDAVGRLTDAGVDLDEVVTLGYPRATAVAASGMDARSATSGEVDATAGRICLAEKFYRPAPVRVVVDGEGRQEPCVDIVWDATVPGGFQLQAAEVARCVAAGRTESATVPWSTTIEVMEVLDAVRAAVGVRYPGE, translated from the coding sequence ATGGCAGCCGACGTCGCCCCCGCCCCCGGAACGCACACCATCGAGGCGCTCCCGCCCGTCCCCGAGCGGCTCCTCGCGGCCCTCGCCGAGACCGGCGCGCCCTTCGACCTCGCCGACGCCGTCCCCGAGCCGCAGGATGCACCGCCCCTGCGCTGGGGGATCATCGGCGCCGGCGGCATCGCGGGCATTTTTTACCACGACGCCCAGGCATGGTCCTCAGCCCGCGTCGTCGCCGTCGCCTCCCGGGACCGCGACCGCGCCGGGGCCTTCATCGCCGACCACCCGCTCGACGGGATCGAGCCGGCCCGCGCGCTCGGCTCCTACGAGGAGCTCGTCGCCGACCCCGAGGTCGAGGCCGTCTACGTCGCCACCCCGCACGCCTTCCACGCGGAGCACGCCCGCCTCGCCCTCGAGGCCGGCAAGCCCGTGCTCGTCGAGAAGGCCTTCACTCGCAACGCCGCCGAGGCCCGCGCCGTCCTCGACCTCGCGCGCGAGCACGGCCTCTTCGTCATGGAGGCGATGTGGACGCGCTTCCTGCCCGGGCAGGTCCTCGCGCGCCACCTCCTGGACTCCGGACTCATCGGTGAGCCCCGCTTCGTCCGCGCGGACCACTACCAGCCGATCAGCCACGTCCCGCGCCTCGCACGCCCCGAGCTCGCGGGCGGCGCCCTGCTCGACCTCGGCGTGTACCCGGTGCCCTGGATCCACTCGCTGCTCGGCGCCCCCGAGCGCGTCGACGCGGTCGGGCGCCTCACCGACGCCGGCGTCGACCTAGACGAGGTCGTCACCCTGGGCTACCCGCGGGCCACGGCGGTCGCCGCCTCGGGCATGGACGCCCGCAGCGCCACGAGCGGCGAGGTCGACGCCACCGCCGGGCGGATCTGCCTGGCCGAGAAGTTCTACCGTCCCGCGCCCGTGCGGGTCGTCGTCGACGGCGAGGGCCGGCAGGAGCCGTGCGTCGACATCGTCTGGGACGCGACCGTCCCCGGCGGCTTCCAGCTCCAGGCGGCCGAGGTCGCCCGCTGCGTCGCCGCGGGCCGCACCGAGTCCGCCACCGTG